Proteins from one Synechococcales cyanobacterium CNB genomic window:
- the fliN gene encoding flagellar motor switch protein FliN: MTDEQASQAPDEQSATAPPGDPAPMPDGGDSPEAMRLPSFDSVRADTPQNGIDLLADVNLNVKIELGRTRMLVEDVLRLGEGAVVELDKLAGDPVDVYVNDRPVARGEVLVLNDNFCVRINEIIDPSADGQAKAG; encoded by the coding sequence ATGACCGACGAACAAGCGAGCCAGGCTCCCGACGAGCAATCGGCCACCGCGCCGCCTGGGGATCCAGCGCCGATGCCCGACGGCGGCGACTCACCCGAGGCCATGCGCCTCCCGTCGTTCGACTCCGTCCGCGCCGACACGCCCCAGAACGGCATCGACCTCCTCGCGGACGTCAACCTCAACGTCAAGATCGAACTCGGCCGCACCCGCATGCTCGTCGAGGACGTCCTCCGCCTCGGCGAAGGCGCGGTCGTCGAGCTCGACAAGCTCGCCGGCGACCCCGTCGACGTCTACGTCAACGACCGCCCTGTCGCACGCGGCGAGGTGCTCGTGCTGAACGACAACTTCTGCGTTCGCATCAACGAGATCATCGACCCCTCTGCCGACGGCCAGGCCAAGGCCGGCTGA
- a CDS encoding FliI/YscN family ATPase has translation MTLLEAQIDQVRREPALRVSGRVASLRGLTLLVDDLPMPVGSLVSVHTDGTILPGEVVGFTREQSIIMLLTGCSGVRPGDRVVGEQVAQTIAVSRHMLGRIVDGLGRPIDGKGPVADLAPQPLDPDPLAPMRRRPIREAIYTGVRVVDLMATLGRGQRIGIFAGPGVGKSTLLGQVARFTSADVSVIALIGERGREVRDFVENALGQDGLARAVVVVATGDESPVMRVRAAKAACAAAEFFRDRGRDVMLMMDSVTRFAHACRQVGLSAGEPPATRGYTPSVFAALARLLERAGAVESSSRSRGGSITGLYAVLVEGDDMTEPVSDAARGILDGHVILSRRLAQRGHYPAVDVLDSVSRVADEVCDGVLVAARRQALRLVARYREVEELVQIGAYAAGSDPEADVAIARRKEIDELLCQSSSESEPFEMARERLVGLMVRAGEDLRRAIPPGRNPAATHAAAAMAR, from the coding sequence GTGACCCTCCTCGAAGCCCAGATCGATCAGGTCCGGCGAGAGCCGGCACTCAGGGTCTCCGGCCGCGTTGCCTCCCTGCGCGGCCTCACCCTCCTCGTCGATGACCTCCCCATGCCCGTCGGCTCTCTTGTCTCCGTCCATACCGACGGCACCATCCTTCCCGGCGAGGTCGTCGGCTTCACCCGCGAGCAATCCATCATCATGCTGCTCACCGGATGCTCAGGCGTTCGGCCCGGCGACCGCGTCGTCGGAGAGCAGGTCGCCCAGACCATCGCCGTCAGCCGGCACATGCTCGGCCGCATCGTGGACGGCCTCGGTCGCCCCATCGACGGCAAGGGGCCGGTCGCCGATCTCGCGCCCCAGCCACTCGACCCAGACCCCCTCGCACCCATGCGACGACGACCGATCCGCGAAGCCATCTACACCGGCGTCCGCGTCGTGGACCTCATGGCCACACTCGGGCGAGGCCAGCGCATCGGCATCTTCGCCGGTCCCGGCGTCGGCAAGAGCACCCTCCTCGGGCAGGTCGCTCGCTTCACCTCCGCCGACGTCAGCGTCATCGCCCTCATCGGCGAGCGAGGACGCGAGGTCCGCGACTTCGTCGAGAACGCACTCGGGCAGGACGGCCTGGCCCGAGCCGTCGTCGTTGTCGCCACCGGCGACGAGTCGCCCGTCATGCGCGTCCGCGCCGCAAAGGCCGCATGTGCCGCCGCCGAGTTCTTCCGCGACCGCGGGCGCGACGTCATGCTCATGATGGACTCGGTGACGCGCTTCGCCCACGCCTGCCGTCAGGTCGGCCTCTCCGCCGGCGAGCCGCCCGCCACGCGCGGCTACACGCCCAGCGTCTTCGCCGCGCTCGCACGCCTCCTCGAACGCGCCGGCGCGGTCGAGTCTTCTTCCAGGTCCCGCGGCGGATCCATCACCGGCCTCTACGCCGTCCTCGTCGAAGGCGACGACATGACCGAGCCGGTCTCCGACGCCGCTCGCGGCATCCTCGACGGCCACGTCATCCTCTCCCGACGCCTCGCCCAGCGAGGACACTACCCAGCCGTCGACGTGCTCGACTCCGTCAGCCGCGTCGCCGACGAGGTCTGCGACGGCGTGCTCGTCGCCGCACGCCGGCAGGCGCTCCGCCTCGTCGCCCGATACCGCGAAGTCGAGGAACTCGTGCAGATCGGCGCGTACGCCGCGGGCTCCGACCCGGAAGCGGACGTCGCCATCGCACGACGAAAGGAAATCGACGAACTGCTCTGCCAGTCGTCGTCCGAGTCCGAACCCTTCGAAATGGCAAGGGAGCGACTGGTCGGCCTCATGGTGCGGGCGGGTGAAGACCTCCGAAGGGCCATCCCCCCGGGGCGAAACCCGGCCGCGACGCACGCCGCCGCCGCGATGGCGAGGTAA
- a CDS encoding flagellar protein, with product MISLTRLNGKRFVLNAELIRTVEETPDTLITLVSGEHVVVKETLREVVDRVVEYGRILRRLLPPD from the coding sequence GTGATCTCGCTGACGCGCCTCAACGGCAAACGCTTCGTGCTCAACGCCGAACTGATCCGCACGGTCGAAGAGACACCGGACACCCTCATCACCCTCGTCAGCGGAGAGCACGTCGTCGTCAAGGAGACCCTCCGCGAGGTCGTGGACAGGGTCGTCGAGTACGGCCGCATCCTCCGAAGACTCCTCCCCCCGGATTGA
- the fliE gene encoding flagellar hook-basal body complex protein FliE, with amino-acid sequence MTDPLGLIGSSGVQPVRPVTPAGPGSPHDPNAPSFKDALIKSLREVDQLQQDATKAVEDFQTGRRDDLEGVILATQKAETAFKMLLSVRNKVMAAYEEIKQMRA; translated from the coding sequence ATGACCGACCCACTGGGGCTGATCGGATCGTCGGGCGTGCAGCCGGTTCGCCCCGTCACTCCTGCCGGGCCGGGCAGCCCGCACGACCCGAACGCGCCGTCCTTCAAGGATGCCCTCATCAAGAGCCTCCGGGAAGTCGACCAACTCCAGCAGGACGCCACCAAGGCCGTCGAGGACTTCCAGACCGGCCGTCGAGACGATCTCGAGGGCGTCATCCTGGCCACGCAGAAGGCCGAGACCGCCTTCAAGATGCTCCTCTCCGTCCGCAACAAGGTCATGGCCGCCTACGAGGAGATCAAGCAGATGCGGGCGTGA
- the fliR gene encoding flagellar biosynthetic protein FliR, with product MSLTDGLLAHLVPFALVTARLGGLFMFAPLLSGPAVPVKVRAMLAVMASLAVYPGLIADGLTHAVPLSLFSVAPVLAAEAMIGAAIGLLASIPLVAVQTGGHVMGYQMGLGIASVYNPEMDTQSDALGELVFYLAVAAFLSIGGIELLFTALVGSFDSLPPGAAAVQPGALDLATALAASGFELALRVAAPVTGIIMLLMLAMGFIMKTMPQINVLSVGFAIKIIVGLIVLSLALRLLDTVIRDELSDGLGTVVRWAFGQQ from the coding sequence ATGAGCCTCACCGACGGCCTGCTGGCGCACCTCGTCCCCTTCGCGCTCGTCACCGCGCGACTCGGCGGTCTCTTCATGTTCGCCCCGCTCCTCAGCGGACCCGCCGTCCCCGTCAAGGTGCGCGCGATGCTCGCCGTCATGGCCTCGCTCGCCGTCTACCCCGGCCTGATCGCCGACGGCCTCACGCACGCCGTTCCTCTCTCGCTCTTCAGCGTTGCCCCTGTCCTCGCCGCCGAAGCCATGATCGGCGCGGCGATCGGACTCCTCGCCTCCATCCCTCTCGTCGCCGTCCAGACCGGCGGCCACGTCATGGGATACCAGATGGGGCTTGGCATCGCCTCTGTCTACAACCCCGAAATGGACACCCAGAGCGACGCCCTCGGCGAACTCGTCTTCTACCTCGCCGTCGCCGCCTTCCTCTCCATCGGCGGCATCGAACTGCTCTTCACCGCCCTTGTCGGCTCCTTCGACTCGCTCCCACCAGGTGCGGCCGCCGTCCAGCCCGGTGCCCTCGACCTGGCGACCGCCCTCGCAGCGTCCGGATTCGAACTCGCCCTCCGTGTTGCCGCACCCGTTACCGGCATCATCATGCTCCTCATGCTCGCCATGGGCTTCATCATGAAGACCATGCCGCAGATCAACGTCCTCAGTGTCGGCTTCGCGATCAAGATCATCGTCGGCCTCATCGTGCTGAGCCTCGCACTCCGTCTTCTCGACACCGTGATCCGCGACGAACTGAGCGATGGATTGGGCACGGTCGTGAGATGGGCTTTCGGACAGCAGTAG
- the fliG gene encoding flagellar motor switch protein FliG — translation MPRKPHDKLPSSPHELEGLTKAAVLLLAVGPEKAGVVLAKMPPEAVEEVMRELASLGRAPPELIAGVVEEFYGLTIASQYAREGNVDYARAVLSKSLDPKDADRMVQQIQTQVQKTPFSFLQRAESENLLTFIQDEHPQTIALILCHLPHHKAAEILAGLPLQKQLEVVKRIANMEQTNPEVIKEVERGLESRLANMLMQSMEKAGGVDTVAEVLNLADRATEKSIMEGLEAEDPDLVEQIRRLMFVFEDILLVNDKGIQAVLKEVDNDELALALKTASPELQEKIFTNMSQRAAALIKEDMEFMGPVRVSDVEAAQQRIVDVVRRLEEAGEVLIQGRGGEAEMVV, via the coding sequence ATGCCGCGCAAGCCGCACGACAAACTCCCGAGTTCGCCCCACGAACTCGAAGGCCTCACCAAGGCGGCCGTGCTCCTCCTCGCCGTCGGCCCCGAGAAGGCCGGCGTCGTCCTCGCGAAGATGCCGCCCGAAGCCGTCGAGGAGGTCATGCGCGAACTCGCCAGCCTCGGCCGCGCACCGCCCGAACTCATCGCCGGCGTCGTTGAGGAGTTCTATGGCCTCACGATCGCCAGCCAGTACGCCCGCGAAGGCAACGTCGATTACGCACGCGCCGTCCTCTCCAAGTCCCTCGACCCCAAGGACGCGGATCGGATGGTGCAGCAGATACAGACGCAGGTCCAGAAGACTCCCTTCTCCTTCCTCCAGCGCGCCGAGAGCGAGAACCTTCTCACCTTCATCCAGGACGAGCACCCGCAGACCATCGCGCTCATCCTCTGCCACCTCCCGCACCACAAGGCCGCCGAAATCCTCGCCGGCCTCCCCCTCCAGAAGCAGCTCGAAGTCGTCAAACGCATCGCCAACATGGAGCAGACCAACCCGGAAGTCATCAAGGAAGTCGAGCGCGGCCTCGAAAGCCGACTGGCCAACATGCTCATGCAGTCGATGGAGAAGGCCGGCGGCGTCGACACCGTCGCCGAGGTGCTCAACCTCGCCGACCGCGCGACCGAGAAGTCCATCATGGAGGGCCTCGAAGCCGAGGACCCCGACCTCGTCGAGCAGATTCGCCGCCTCATGTTCGTCTTCGAGGACATCCTCCTCGTCAACGACAAGGGCATCCAGGCCGTCCTCAAGGAAGTGGACAACGACGAACTCGCCCTCGCCCTCAAGACCGCAAGCCCGGAACTCCAGGAAAAAATCTTCACCAACATGTCGCAACGCGCCGCCGCCCTCATCAAGGAGGACATGGAGTTCATGGGGCCCGTGCGCGTCAGCGACGTCGAGGCCGCCCAGCAGCGCATCGTCGACGTGGTCCGACGGCTCGAAGAGGCCGGCGAGGTGCTCATCCAGGGCCGCGGCGGCGAGGCGGAGATGGTCGTGTGA
- the flgC gene encoding flagellar basal body rod protein FlgC gives MWGSLDISTSGMIAQRTRLDVIAANLANRDTLVNAKGEYDPFRKRIVHFAAGDPNAATPAGRRLGVHVASIEIDENALRKKHDPDSPFADADGYVDVPDIDSVTEQVNAMAAARAYEANVVAAEAIKSTMAQALRLLA, from the coding sequence ATGTGGGGCAGTCTCGACATCTCGACCAGCGGCATGATCGCCCAGCGAACCCGGCTGGACGTCATCGCCGCCAATCTCGCCAACCGCGACACCCTCGTCAATGCCAAGGGCGAATACGACCCCTTCCGCAAGCGCATCGTCCATTTCGCGGCGGGCGACCCGAACGCCGCCACACCCGCGGGCCGAAGGCTCGGCGTCCACGTCGCCTCCATCGAGATCGACGAGAACGCCCTGCGCAAAAAGCACGACCCCGACAGCCCCTTCGCCGATGCCGACGGCTATGTTGACGTGCCGGACATCGACAGCGTGACCGAGCAGGTCAACGCCATGGCAGCCGCCCGGGCCTACGAGGCAAACGTCGTCGCCGCAGAAGCAATCAAGAGCACAATGGCACAGGCGTTGCGGCTGCTCGCCTGA
- a CDS encoding flagellar hook-length control protein FliK produces the protein MGRRKKPGRRLPRRHALPHSLEGHGRVRRRRPRPGSRFARTAPDARHRCAGVRRRRALNIAAQLPETPRRAAHATADESHRNPATDAGFDALLSALAQGLPVTVRAAADFALQAADGALPEPGGLAKELAARQAARPRSDPVAEPNATKPIVEAARNELRSAGDRPGFRDSLLNATTDRAAISAPNERAAHGSDARSNTDNGNERAQSDQHASAQQPAAGDKTGTAQQSPVYGEARAPVHGTAPPQAPANGTPARVPPHTTGPSAASSASPGAGTSGGETGSLRSLIAINTSLDRAAARAATTTPRSAQAHPTPQDASAEAFRAQLTRGLAAALRRGDGQVVLRLHPESLGMVRVTMGVRAGAVTALLEPTTRAARELLERGLSSLRAALEARGLHVDRLVVQPNAQHLPDGKAEPSSGDGGESDRAGGDGAAGTGPEGHGRSDPRDAGAEVGAGAAPATNGDARDGAGSDGPSWIDGSAEIVVTADGAAVPIRLDVVA, from the coding sequence CTGGGGCGACGGAAAAAGCCAGGCCGTCGCCTACCTCGACGCCATGCCCTCCCGCACTCGCTCGAAGGTCATGGCCGAGTTCGTCGCCGACGACCCCGCCCTGGCAGCCGATTTGCTCGAACGGCTCCGGACGCACGGCATCGTTGCGCAGGCGTCCGGAGGCGCCGGGCCTTGAACATCGCCGCACAACTCCCTGAAACGCCCCGCCGCGCAGCGCATGCGACTGCGGATGAATCGCACAGGAATCCGGCGACGGACGCCGGGTTCGATGCATTGTTGAGCGCGCTCGCGCAGGGTTTGCCGGTGACCGTGCGAGCAGCCGCGGACTTTGCGCTCCAGGCCGCCGACGGTGCGCTCCCCGAACCCGGCGGTCTGGCGAAGGAACTCGCGGCCCGACAGGCCGCTCGCCCTCGTTCCGATCCCGTCGCCGAGCCGAACGCCACGAAGCCCATCGTCGAGGCGGCCCGGAACGAACTCCGCTCGGCGGGCGATCGACCCGGCTTCAGGGATTCCTTGCTCAACGCCACCACGGATCGCGCCGCGATCTCGGCGCCGAACGAACGTGCCGCACACGGCTCGGACGCGAGATCGAACACGGACAACGGGAATGAGCGAGCTCAGTCCGATCAGCATGCGTCGGCGCAGCAGCCGGCAGCCGGCGACAAGACAGGCACTGCTCAACAATCTCCGGTCTACGGCGAGGCGAGAGCGCCTGTGCATGGGACGGCTCCTCCCCAGGCCCCGGCGAACGGAACACCTGCTCGCGTTCCGCCGCACACCACCGGACCATCGGCAGCCTCGAGCGCCTCACCGGGTGCGGGCACAAGCGGCGGCGAAACCGGCTCGCTCCGATCCCTCATCGCGATCAACACAAGCCTCGACCGCGCCGCCGCTCGCGCCGCGACGACGACACCACGATCCGCTCAGGCTCATCCAACGCCACAGGACGCATCTGCGGAGGCCTTCCGGGCGCAGCTCACGCGCGGCCTCGCAGCCGCCCTCCGACGCGGCGACGGCCAGGTCGTCCTCCGACTGCATCCCGAGTCCCTCGGCATGGTCCGCGTCACGATGGGCGTGCGCGCAGGCGCCGTCACGGCGCTCCTGGAGCCGACGACACGCGCGGCACGCGAGTTGCTCGAACGTGGTCTGTCGTCGCTTCGGGCCGCGCTGGAGGCGCGGGGTTTGCACGTCGATCGGCTCGTTGTGCAGCCGAACGCGCAGCACCTGCCCGACGGGAAGGCAGAGCCTTCCAGCGGCGACGGAGGCGAGAGCGATCGCGCCGGCGGAGACGGCGCGGCAGGGACCGGCCCGGAGGGGCACGGTCGAAGCGACCCGCGGGATGCGGGCGCGGAGGTCGGCGCGGGAGCCGCGCCGGCAACCAACGGTGACGCCAGGGATGGCGCGGGGTCGGACGGGCCGTCATGGATCGACGGTTCCGCCGAGATCGTCGTCACGGCGGACGGAGCCGCCGTTCCCATCAGGCTCGACGTGGTCGCGTGA
- a CDS encoding flagellar biosynthetic protein FliQ, whose protein sequence is MNYDESSVLLVRETLLIVLKIAAPILLAGVAIGLIISVLQSVTSIQDQTLTFVPKIAVMLIVAALLIPWIAVNLVEYASVLLSLR, encoded by the coding sequence ATGAACTACGACGAATCGTCCGTCCTGCTCGTCCGCGAAACGCTCCTCATCGTCCTCAAGATCGCCGCGCCCATCCTCCTCGCTGGCGTCGCCATCGGCCTCATCATCAGTGTCCTCCAGTCCGTCACCAGCATCCAGGACCAGACGCTCACCTTCGTCCCCAAGATCGCCGTCATGCTCATTGTCGCCGCCCTGCTCATCCCCTGGATCGCCGTCAACCTCGTCGAGTACGCCAGTGTGCTCCTCTCGCTCCGCTGA
- a CDS encoding flagellar hook-basal body complex protein, whose protein sequence is MSSTIALFTGLSGLNANARQIEVVGNNIANVNTNGYKATRLLFSDMIKQNIRTGAPPSEESGGVNPTQIGLGVSVGGTLRDFKQGSISATGDARDMAVEGEGFFIVERGGERFYTRSGAFRQDENNDLVTIDGDVLLGYGVDDRFNVQQGGLTRLNIPIGTRSIAEASSNVRFGGNLNAAGQLPTGGAIIELLSSSSGGFSLIPGATVPPPQGSLLELTSLLTEIENPAQPGSGTPLFADGQRLQLNGARKGGAALPVRDLAITPATTVQNLLDFLNAGLGLRTELTNPDGLPAGAMLDPANGVIVLSGNTGAANDLEMPTSGLRLLNPDGTLAALPFTPSKLAEATGESQRTSFIVYDSLGSEIDASLTMVLEAKTDIGTTWRYYVESPADTDGDVRLTTGTVSFDSFGAIVNPTPVQVRLDRNNTGAVTPLTFDIHFSQGEESVTALAGNQSQIASTYRDGRAPGALTDFSVDREGTIYGSFSNGLIRPLGRVVLASFSNAAGLVDVGSNLFRPGANSGEPVLTTPTTFGAGSIVGGALELSNVDLGQEFIKLILSSTGYAAASRVIRTADELVQQLLVMGR, encoded by the coding sequence ATGTCTTCGACCATCGCCCTGTTCACCGGCCTCTCGGGTCTCAACGCCAACGCGCGACAGATCGAGGTCGTCGGCAACAACATCGCCAACGTCAACACCAACGGCTACAAGGCAACACGCCTCCTCTTCAGCGACATGATCAAGCAGAACATCCGCACCGGCGCGCCACCCTCCGAGGAATCAGGCGGCGTCAACCCGACGCAGATCGGACTCGGCGTCTCCGTCGGCGGCACCCTCCGGGACTTCAAGCAAGGCTCCATCTCAGCCACCGGAGACGCACGGGACATGGCCGTCGAGGGCGAGGGATTCTTCATCGTCGAACGCGGCGGCGAACGCTTCTACACACGCTCCGGCGCCTTCCGACAGGACGAGAACAACGACCTCGTCACCATCGACGGCGACGTCCTCCTCGGCTACGGCGTCGATGACCGCTTCAACGTCCAGCAGGGCGGACTCACTCGCCTCAATATCCCCATCGGAACACGCAGCATCGCCGAAGCCTCCTCCAACGTCCGCTTCGGCGGGAACCTCAACGCCGCGGGGCAACTCCCCACCGGCGGCGCCATCATCGAACTCCTCTCCTCCAGCTCCGGCGGGTTCTCCCTCATCCCCGGCGCGACCGTCCCCCCCCCGCAGGGCAGTCTCCTTGAACTCACCAGCCTCCTCACCGAAATCGAAAACCCCGCTCAGCCCGGCTCCGGCACCCCCCTCTTCGCCGACGGACAGCGGCTGCAACTCAACGGCGCGCGAAAGGGCGGCGCCGCCCTCCCAGTCCGCGACCTCGCCATCACACCCGCTACCACCGTCCAGAACCTCCTCGACTTCCTCAACGCAGGACTCGGACTGCGCACCGAACTCACAAACCCCGACGGCCTCCCCGCCGGCGCGATGCTCGACCCCGCCAACGGCGTCATCGTCCTCTCAGGCAACACCGGCGCAGCAAACGACCTCGAAATGCCCACCTCCGGACTCCGACTCCTCAACCCCGACGGCACGCTCGCCGCACTCCCGTTCACACCCTCGAAACTCGCCGAAGCCACCGGCGAGAGCCAGCGCACCAGCTTCATCGTCTACGACTCCCTCGGCTCCGAGATCGACGCCTCGCTCACCATGGTCCTCGAAGCCAAGACTGACATCGGAACCACCTGGCGCTACTACGTCGAGTCACCCGCCGACACCGACGGCGACGTCCGCCTCACCACGGGCACCGTCTCCTTCGACTCCTTCGGCGCGATCGTCAATCCCACGCCCGTGCAGGTCCGACTCGACCGCAACAACACCGGCGCGGTGACGCCACTCACCTTCGACATCCACTTCTCGCAGGGCGAGGAGTCCGTCACCGCCCTCGCAGGCAACCAGTCCCAGATCGCCTCCACCTACCGCGACGGCCGAGCGCCCGGCGCGCTCACCGACTTCAGCGTCGATCGCGAGGGCACCATCTACGGCTCCTTCAGCAACGGCCTCATCCGCCCGCTCGGCCGTGTCGTCCTCGCCTCCTTCAGCAACGCCGCGGGACTCGTCGACGTCGGCTCAAACCTCTTCCGCCCGGGCGCCAACAGCGGCGAGCCGGTCCTCACCACGCCCACCACCTTCGGCGCAGGCTCCATCGTCGGCGGCGCGCTCGAACTCTCCAACGTCGATCTCGGACAGGAGTTCATCAAACTCATCCTTTCCTCCACCGGATACGCCGCGGCCTCACGGGTCATCCGCACCGCCGATGAACTCGTCCAGCAACTCCTCGTCATGGGCCGATAA
- the fliP gene encoding flagellar type III secretion system pore protein FliP (The bacterial flagellar biogenesis protein FliP forms a type III secretion system (T3SS)-type pore required for flagellar assembly.) codes for MNAVLRLALVALLSLAACGPALAQSEFGPPVPSSPADPSAAFNPIALLDSAAGALPAGPDEHVRGISSAMSVLLLLTVLALAPSIMLMATCFMRIIVVLALLRQALGTANVPPPQVITALALFMTMTVMAPTVQRVWDDAVVPYQRGEVADYEDLWARARQPFRDFMFEQIAATGNWSSLYVVLEHRGVDVSDPSKLTRADVDTASLVSGYMLSELKTAFLMGFKVYLPFLVIDMVIASLLISMSMMMLPPVLISLPFKLLLFVLVDGWTLVVGGLLASFAPVSGFEHAAAAVWPAATEIASHGCRALACLGYAAEVA; via the coding sequence ATGAACGCCGTCCTCCGCCTTGCCCTCGTCGCTCTGCTCTCTCTCGCGGCGTGCGGGCCTGCGCTCGCTCAAAGCGAGTTCGGACCGCCGGTTCCTTCCTCCCCGGCCGACCCTTCCGCCGCCTTCAACCCCATCGCCCTCCTCGACTCCGCAGCCGGCGCGCTCCCCGCCGGCCCCGACGAGCACGTCCGAGGCATCTCCAGCGCGATGAGCGTCCTCCTGCTCCTCACCGTTCTCGCTCTCGCGCCGTCGATCATGCTCATGGCGACCTGCTTCATGCGCATCATCGTGGTGCTCGCGTTGCTCCGGCAGGCCCTGGGCACCGCGAACGTCCCCCCCCCGCAGGTCATCACCGCCCTCGCCCTCTTCATGACCATGACCGTCATGGCCCCCACCGTCCAGCGCGTCTGGGACGACGCCGTCGTCCCCTACCAGCGCGGCGAGGTCGCCGACTACGAAGACCTCTGGGCACGCGCCCGCCAGCCCTTCCGCGACTTCATGTTCGAGCAGATCGCCGCCACCGGCAACTGGTCCAGCCTCTACGTCGTCCTCGAACACCGCGGCGTCGACGTCTCCGACCCTTCCAAACTCACACGCGCCGACGTTGACACCGCCTCCCTCGTCTCCGGCTACATGCTCAGCGAACTCAAAACCGCATTCCTCATGGGCTTCAAGGTCTACCTCCCCTTCCTCGTCATCGACATGGTCATCGCAAGTCTGCTCATCTCCATGAGCATGATGATGCTCCCGCCAGTCCTCATCAGCCTGCCCTTCAAGCTCCTCCTCTTCGTCCTCGTCGACGGCTGGACGCTCGTCGTCGGCGGGCTGCTCGCCAGTTTCGCGCCCGTCTCCGGCTTCGAGCACGCGGCCGCCGCCGTCTGGCCCGCCGCGACCGAGATCGCTTCCCACGGGTGCCGGGCTTTGGCGTGCCTCGGGTACGCCGCGGAGGTCGCATGA
- a CDS encoding motility protein A: MDLGTVIGLALAGAAIAAGIVLGGGDIPSLINMPSIMVVFGGTLGAAIISFPLARILKLHSVILKSVFSKSADPVETIADLVKYAEVARREGILSLENLIEEMKDPFIVRGVKMAVDGTDPELIRTIMDTELEALMERHAQGKQMLDTIGRYAPAFGMIGTLMGLIFMLKNMDDPSKIGPGMAVALITTLYGAMIANIVTGPLGDKLAARDAEEVLVKTIIVAGVMSIQSGDNPRVVESKLLTYLPPGRRGAFEEAKQKAA, from the coding sequence GTGGACCTCGGCACTGTCATCGGCCTGGCGCTGGCGGGGGCGGCGATCGCAGCCGGGATCGTCCTCGGCGGCGGCGACATCCCCTCGCTCATCAACATGCCCTCCATCATGGTCGTCTTCGGCGGAACCCTCGGCGCCGCCATCATCTCCTTCCCCCTCGCACGAATCCTCAAACTCCACTCCGTCATCCTCAAGAGCGTCTTCTCAAAGTCCGCGGATCCCGTCGAGACCATCGCCGACCTCGTCAAGTACGCCGAGGTCGCACGACGCGAAGGCATCCTCTCACTCGAAAACCTCATCGAAGAGATGAAGGACCCCTTCATCGTCCGAGGCGTCAAGATGGCCGTCGACGGCACCGACCCCGAACTCATCCGCACCATCATGGACACCGAGCTCGAAGCCCTCATGGAACGGCACGCCCAGGGCAAGCAGATGCTCGACACCATCGGACGCTACGCGCCCGCCTTCGGCATGATCGGCACCCTCATGGGACTCATCTTCATGCTCAAGAACATGGACGACCCCTCCAAGATCGGACCCGGCATGGCCGTCGCACTCATCACCACGCTCTACGGCGCGATGATCGCAAACATCGTCACAGGACCGCTCGGCGACAAACTCGCCGCACGAGATGCCGAGGAAGTCCTCGTCAAGACCATCATCGTTGCGGGCGTCATGTCCATCCAGTCCGGCGACAACCCCCGCGTCGTCGAGAGCAAACTCCTCACCTACCTGCCCCCCGGACGCCGTGGTGCGTTCGAGGAAGCCAAGCAGAAGGCCGCCTGA